In Pygocentrus nattereri isolate fPygNat1 chromosome 19, fPygNat1.pri, whole genome shotgun sequence, the sequence CATGAAGCACAACATTACATTAATACAAAAAGTGTCACtgcccgggcgccatggatagggctgcccaccgctccgggtaagtgtgctcactgccccctagtgtgtgtgttcactagtgtgcatgggttaaatgcggaggtctaattcctctgtgtgcaaacacagttggcaaatggTTCTGATCAATGATCAAAAGGTGCAGCTGCATTTTAGCGAGCAGGTTACTGAAAAGATGTGTATTTGTATACAATGTACTGTCAAATTTAGTGTCACTAAAcatgcatttcacatttttaattcTAACGGTTGGTAGATATAAAGGGGTTGCCTTGCAACAAAATTAGGACACTTGTGCTGTGGTactgttacagtactgtgcaaaagttcaaGACATCTAAGCTAATTTTttaacaattgacctcagcagtgagtttatcacaatatacattagaataaagtcaaatccagaattcaaataaacataaaaacaataaagagtaacaagaatttctcgggtccatatttttccttgacaccttcacagccgccacagagactcgttaatatcatcgattacatcatgagctcaatttactgaagcactgattggtcaaaccaggagctgctttttaactacatgtaatactgggcttcctcgaggagaggcttggagatgggtaaacaaacaaactaacatccagaaatcactttattatatatatcattgttaattaatattctatacattctgtttattcaaatattactacacaaatgaatagattttgaaaatgtttcttgggtgcctaagactttcgcacagtactgtacatacaaACATTTTCACAAGGTTCTATAAATATTTTCCACCTcgccttcctgcatctctggCTGTCTGTACAGTCTCATTGTGTGCTAAGAAAAAactcatttaatgttttgcaATGAAATCAACAGTtattaattatgtaaattaCACACTTGAAAATGAGAGtcatttagtaaagaaaatggttctatatatgaaGCCCTcttaaaaagttcttcacacagtaaaaaaggttcttcagactgatggagaatgcgctctagatggttctatatagcaccaaaaacggttGTAACAAACCTGAcgtcataacaatagaagaaccctttttggtgctgtacagaaccacgCATGCGTGTGAACAGCATACtccgatttcttagatcagagtgaGGTCTAGAagtctgataaagagagctggagtttagctcagtaCTCAGATCTCTCAGTGTATGTAAACTATCTTTTGACTTCTCAGCAtttctgagcatgtgcgaaaacagactgcggtaccagaaataagcgcgCAGCGTTGCGGCAGCAAGACACTTTCGGAGCGATGCTGGAACAGACTACATGCCtcacgaaatgaaggatttaaacattcttcatcttctagaggatgcatgttcatattttcaggtaaagtggcgcaacgcttttttaaaaaaaagccacagcatgaagtttgagttttacctTAAGTTTACCTTAagtgagtttactggctggttgcaaagctgaaatctgattgctgtCTGACTCAAGTAGtcttcccattatctgattccCCAAGTGCATCTAAACACGCTGATCGTCAAAAAtgcttttctgcagttattggattattaagtgcatataatcagctccacttactgtataggtgcacttcgtagttctacaattacagactgtaatccatctggACTCAGACCGCTGAGTCATGGTTTCTGTTGCATATGTGAACAAGCCAAACTAAGCCAGACCCCTCAAACGGCCCCAAAAACAAACCGAACTGAGACCACCTCTCGAGATGGTCTCAATTTGACTCGTTTGTACATTGTACACCGTGAAAACAAAACGGCCCTGGTCCGCTTTAGCTTTGTGTTATGATGAAGACCACAAGGCTCCGTGTACACACAGCCAGtcttcagcacttcagcaggtaaaaACTGACTAAGGATCATTTAAGATGCTCCACTCACTGTATAGCtgcgctttgtagttctacagttacagactgtagtccatctgtttctctgatactctgttaccctgttcttcagcagtcaggacccccatggaccctcacagagcaggtactttttgggtggtggatcattctcagcactgcagtaacactgacacgGTAGTGGTGTGTCAGAGTGTGTTGTAccggtacgagtggatcagacacagccgtgcagtttttaaacacataagTGTCACTGatttacctgctctgtgggggtccatgggggtcctgagcactgaagaacagggtaaaagggggtaacaaagtaccagagaaacaaatggactacagttcatggacaatgagtgtagaaacaagcatATTTGAGTATCGTGAAGAAGATCCTGACATATCGTGATATGAACCTCTACTATTTCACTGTGTAAGTATTGCAGCAGTAATCGATCATTTACTATAACATTTTGTCCCATTGAGCACAAAGTGAGAAGCAGTAGTTAAAGGCCTTACCTGGAACGCCTCTGTTAAGGTGAGGCCCTGGTGCTTCATCAGGAAGGCCACACAGATTGTGGCTGAGCGGCTGCGACCGTTCTTGCAGTAGACGACTGTCCGGCCGCCTCGGCCCGCTTCGGCGTGGATGGCGTCAGCACAGCGGTCAAAGTACTTATAGAGGTCCTCGTTGGGGTCATCGTAGACGGGCACGCGGAAAGTGCTGACTCTGGTGGAGGGGAAAGGCTGCTGTTTGGACACGTTGATGCAGAGCGTTACTGCCTCCTGCTGGACGAGCTGGTCGTTGCAGGCTGAGCGAGCGTTGCTGATCAGCAGCGCGTCTGTAACCGGACACATCTGAAGCATCGAGAAGAGTTTGGAGAGCAGCAGAGACACTACAGCCGGTTTAACTCACAcacatcactcacacacacacaaagcacccTCAGCTCTACGTCTGGACACCCTAACACTAACACTATAAGCTGTCCGTTTCTAGCTGGCATGAGGAAGGCAATGCAGAGGTCAGTCTGATTCCACTGAGTGCTGCTATATTTACAGCAGGAGCCTGAGGCTTCCTCCAGGTCCTAATGCCACCCCAGTCTCTCCACACAGTGGCACCAACAGGATCTTATGGGCCCAGACAGATGTAGCTGCCACTAAGGGCATTTACATTTACGCTCTTACCCCgcaggcgaaggtggtgttaggagtcttgcccaaggactcttattggtatagtgtagggtgtttacccaggtgggggactgaaccccagtctgcagcgtAGAAGGCTctggtgttacccactacactatccaaccacgtCTATTGACTACCTGTCCACCGATTAATGGTGCAATTTGTAAGatttttggtttaaaacaatacaaaagtaACTAAAGTTGTCAAGAGAGCGAAGAAATAACACTTTTGATGTCACGACAAAGATGTCTGTGTACTTTGCTGCAGAGATACCGACTTAAGCTTGCATGCTAACCAGCTAGCCCTGCCCCGTCCTGCCTCGTAATACCAGAGAACCGGGAGAGTGCAGTGtgttctgggtttctcaaacactagagggcgctcttgAGCGACCCCAAATCgtagtttataaatgtttaaacatttttaatgtaaaaggatGCAGTCATTTCCTGAACATTGAATATGATAAAACATATTAGCGCCGCTGTTCTGCTtctaagagcttttaaactcgagttataggactttaaaacggcgcctcatgcGGGTCCATGATGTCAGTGagtgcgaacagccaatgagctgctccgctcgcccatcaatcatcacg encodes:
- the dusp28 gene encoding dual specificity phosphatase 28 isoform X3, whose product is MLQMCPVTDALLISNARSACNDQLVQQEAVTLCINVSKQQPFPSTRVSTFRVPVYDDPNEDLYKYFDRCADAIHAEAGRGGRTVVYCKNGRSRSATICVAFLMKHQGLTLTEAFQVVKSARSVVEPNPGFWAQLERYEQELQVRRTQQTHKRLQFSLQRLFSHRGHTS
- the dusp28 gene encoding dual specificity phosphatase 28 isoform X1, giving the protein MLQMCPVTDALLISNARSACNDQLVQQEAVTLCINVSKQQPFPSTRVSTFRVPVYDDPNEDLYKYFDRCADAIHAEAGRGGRTVVYCKNGRSRSATICVAFLMKHQGLTLTEAFQVVKSARSVVEPNPGFWAQLERYEQELQNTTDTQTSAVFSTTTFFTQRSYILIKKYFIVYFILVPLTTRYFKWS
- the dusp28 gene encoding dual specificity phosphatase 28 isoform X2 — its product is MCPVTDALLISNARSACNDQLVQQEAVTLCINVSKQQPFPSTRVSTFRVPVYDDPNEDLYKYFDRCADAIHAEAGRGGRTVVYCKNGRSRSATICVAFLMKHQGLTLTEAFQVVKSARSVVEPNPGFWAQLERYEQELQNTTDTQTSAVFSTTTFFTQRSYILIKKYFIVYFILVPLTTRYFKWS